Within bacterium, the genomic segment TCCTGCTGAAGGGCGCGCTGCTGTTCGAGCTCTGGTTCGACGTCCCGCATCGCCCGACGCGCGACGCCGACCTTCTGGGTTTCGGTTCGCCGGAGGCGCCGCGGCTCGAGACTGTCTTCCGCGAGATCTGCTCGCTCGAAGGGAACGACGGCGTGACCTTCCCGCCGAGCGCCGTGAAGGCGGCCGCGATCCGCGAGG encodes:
- a CDS encoding nucleotidyl transferase AbiEii/AbiGii toxin family protein — protein: MKRRNVAASVRARLLRLARERNQEFGLVLLRYALERLLYRMSVSPHADQFLLKGALLFELWFDVPHRPTRDADLLGFGSPEAPRLETVFREICSLEGNDGVTFPPSAVKAAAIRE